From a single Nicotiana tabacum cultivar K326 chromosome 8, ASM71507v2, whole genome shotgun sequence genomic region:
- the LOC142163116 gene encoding uncharacterized protein LOC142163116, whose product MVPEDIPKTAFKTHSVCIYKTMCNISNKYYRKFIKNYGLISRPLTELLKKDSFKWSANAEQAFIALKKALTTAPVLALPNYFAPFVMETYTSGIGIGAALMQEGHLVAFISKGLAPRHAAFSVYERELLALVFATRKWSYYLMDSQIKWIAKLLPFDFEIQYKKGRENIAVDSLSRVQGAELMSLLVSSVSQKYFTWINHQLKRKRKVIGNDIALQTKLLTLWHSTPAGGHSGNKYDTSASPRLLQPLSIPPLPWTDITMDFIEGLPRSKAKWWYNSSPHSSIKTSPFELLYGYPPLLHLPFLPRDSESFSVEDILLYWYLIGINLGFEHNEIVILCHMDFVTD is encoded by the exons ATGGTACCTGAGGATATTCCAAAAACTGCTTTCAAGACTCACTCAG TGTGCATTTACAAGACCATGTGCAACATTTCCAACAA ATATTATAGGAAGTTCATCAAGAATTATGGCCTTATTAGTCGACCTCTCACTGAATTACTTAAGAAGGATAGCTTTAAATGGTCCGCTAATGCTGAGCAAGCATTCATTGCTCTGAAGAAGGCATTAACCACTGCTCCTGTATTGGCTTTGCCCAACTATTTTGCCCCTTTTGTGATGGAAACTTATACTAGTGGCATAGGTATTGGAGCTGCACTTATGCAAGAGGGTCATCTTGTGGCCTTTATCAGCAAAGGCTTGGCCCCTAGACATGCTGCTTTTTCTGTTTATGAGAGGGAACTTCTAGCCCTTGTTTTTGCTACGAGAAAGTGGTCATATTACCTCATGG ATTCACAAATTAAGTGGATAGCCAAGCTTTTACCCTTTGATTTTGAGATCCAATATAAGAAAGGCAGGGAGAACATAGCTGTTGATTCTTTATCAAGGGTTCAAGGTGCTGAACTAATGTCATTACTAGTCTCTTCT GTTTCTCAGAAATATTTCACTTGGATTAATCATCAACTTAAACGAAAAAGGAAGGTGATAGGAAATGACATTGCTTTGCAAACTAAGCTGCTTACCTTATGGCATTCCACCCCAGCAGGTGGCCACTCTGG AAATAAGTATGATACATCAGCTTCTCCTCGTCTTCTCCAACCTTTATCTATCCCTCCTTTGCCTTGGACtgacattactatggactttattGAAGGGCTTCCAAGGTCCAAAG CTAAATGGTGGTATAACTCAAGTCCACACTCCTCCATTAAAACCTCTCCCTTTGAACTTCTATATGGCTATCCTCCTCTTTTACACTTACCTTTCCTTCCTAGGGATTCTGAGTCTTTTTCTGTTGAAGACAtcttgcta TACTGGTACCTTATTGGTATCAACCTTGGTTTTGAACATAATGAAATAGTTATTCTTTGTCATATGGATTTCGTGACTGATTAG